From one Babesia bovis T2Bo chromosome 3, whole genome shotgun sequence genomic stretch:
- a CDS encoding ABC transporter family protein produces the protein MKGQGKGHGGSGASMSESKLRVAIVSTDKCKPKKCRQECKRNCPVAKAGKQCIIADPTSKIAFISETLCIGCGICVKKCPFEAITIINLPRDLGKDTTHRFGPNTFKLHRLPVPRPGQILGLVGTNGIGKSTALKILSGKLKPNLGRFDNEPDWPEIIQYFRGSELQSYFTRILENSMKTAVKPQYVDNIPRQVSGRVGEILEAKDKKGRAEDLIITLELAHLLNRQVSELSGGELQRFAICVAVLCDSDVTMFDEPSSYLDIRQRIIAARVIRETVEHDKYVIVVEHDLSVLDYMSDYICCLWGRPSVYGVVTSPFSVREGINIFLDGFVPTENLRFREESLCFRMSTDVDMEEIERLHNYKYPEMKKTLGTFSLTVSAGDFCDSEILVMLGENGTGKTTFIKMLAGILAADNAEAGEAMPKLSISYKPQIITAKFDGTLRQLLMMKIKEAFGSPMFQTDVIKPLQIEDLYDQQLKNLSGGELQRVALILVLGKPADIYLIDEPSAYLDSEQRIMASRVIKRFILHQKKTAFIVEHDFIMATYLADRVIVFEGKPGVHATALAPEPLVVGFNRFLKSLDVTFRRDQANFRPRINKYDSVKDKEQKASGDYFSVET, from the exons ATGAAAGGCCAGGGAAAGGGACACGGAGGTTCAGGAGCCTCCATGTCCGAAAGTAAGCTTCGCGTGGCTATAGTGTCAACAGATAAGTGCAAGCCTAAAAAATGCAGACAAGAATGTAAACGAAATTGCCCAGTTGCTAAAGCAG GCAAACAGTGTATTATAGCGGATCCCACCAGTAAAATCGCATTCATTTCGGAGACGCTATGTATCGGTTGTGGTATCTGCGTGAAGAAATGCCCCTTTGAGGCTATTACTATTATTAACTTGCCACGAGACCTCGGCAAGGATACCACCCATCGCTTTGGTCCCAATACATTCAAGCTACATAGATTACCAGTGCCAAGACCAGGCCAGATATTAGGTCTAGTAGGAACCAATGGTATTGGAAAGTCGACAGCGCTAAAGATACTTTCCGGCAAATTAAAACCTAACCTTGGCAGATTTGACAATGAGCCTGACTGGCCAGAgattatacaatatttcCGTGGTTCTGAACTACAGAGCTATTTTACAAGGATTCTGGAGAATAGCATGAAAACTGCAGTCAAACCGCAATATGTTGACAATATACCTAGACAG GTATCAGGTCGCGTTGGTGAGATTTTAGAGGCAAAGGACAAGAAAGGCCGTGCTGAAGATCTCATAATCACCTTGGAGTTGGCACATTTACTAAATAGACAGGTATCGGAGTTATCTGGTGGTGAACTACAAAGATTCGCCATTTGTGTTGCCGTTTTATGTGACAGTGACGTTACTATGTTCGACGAGCCTAGTAGTTATTTAGACATTAGGCAGCGTATAATCGCAGCGCGTGTCATCAGAGAGACTGTTGAGCATGACAAGTACGTCATCGTTGTGGAGCACGATCTGTCGGTACTCGACTACATGTCggattatatatgttgtctTTGGGGAAGACCATCGGTATACGGTGTTGTGACATCTCCGTTCAGTGTAAGGGAAGGCATCAATATATTCCTGGATGGGTTCGTACCAACTGAAAACCTTAGGTTCCGTGAGGAATCATTGTGCTTTAGGATGTCGACTGACGTAGACATGGAAGAAATCGAACGTCTACATAATTACAAATACCCCGAAATGAAGAAGACGTTGGGCACATTTTCACTGACGGTGTCTGCTGGTGACTTCTGCGACTCCGAGATCCTTGTCATGTTAGGTGAAAACGGCACTGGTAAGACCACCTTTATTAAGATGCTTGCGGGTATACTAGCGGCAGATAATGCTGAAGCTGGCGAGGCAATGCCAAAGCTGTCAATTAGCTACAAGCCACAGATCATCACCGCTAAGTTCGATGGTACACTGCGGCAActgttgatgatgaagatcaAGGAGGCTTTTGGCAGCCCGATGTTCCAAACCGATGTTATTAAACCGCTTCAAATAGAGGATCTGTACGACCAACAGCTGAAGAATTTATCTGGTGGTGAATTGCAGAGGGTAGCGTTGATTCTAGTATTGGGAAAGCCCGCGGATATATATCTCATTGACGAACCCTCGGCATACCTTGACTCAGAGCAGCGTATCATGGCAAGTCGAGTTATCAAGAG GTTTATACTACATCAGAAGAAGACTGCATTTATCGTAGAGCACGACTTCATCATGGCCACGTACCTTGCAGACAGGGTTATAGTCTTTGAAGGCAAACCGGG TGTCCACGCTACTGCTCTTGCGCCCGAGCCATTAGTTGTCGGTTTTAACAGGTTCCTGAAGTCACTGGATGTCACATTCCGCCGCGACCAAGCTAACTTCAGACCACGTATCAACAAGTACGACTCCGTCAAGGACAAGGAGCAGAAAGCTTCTGGTGACTACTTTAGCGTTGAAACTTGA
- a CDS encoding ribosomal RNA-processing family protein: MDDLTLGELKALKESASATSEHRDDTNEDVNTERAPLIKSQKTSQTSAPVKKRSSKAPVTLSNDVAYNPYQKLKFDTKGGKNRMKARDPRFSDFSGTLNDDLFRKSYAFLGDMLQDEVKEIKSALRVSQRAGVNSIKTANALRNIAHMNISSLSDAKRALDRYTTQQKQLKSDQALRDLKKDLITEEKQKIATTSKTPFYYSTKKVKKMLRDKERDAIEAALQSSAINADGAGKIHKKVSKESRRKLTRQRRSGQLDALNKTRDS; encoded by the exons ATGGACGATCTTACTCTGGGAGAGCTTAAGGCACTAAAGGAGAGCGCATCTGCCACTTCAGAG CACCGCGATGACACAAATGAGGATGTGAATACCGAACGCGCGCCTTTAATTAAATCGCAAAAAACATCGCAAACGTCAGCACCCGTCAAAAAGCGCAGTAGCAAGGCGCCGGTTACACTTTCAAACGACGTTGCTTATAACCCATACCAAAAGCTTAAATTTGATACCAAGGGGGGTAAAAATAGAATGAAAGCACGTGACCCACGTTTTAGTGACTTTTCTGGCACGTTAAATGACGACTTGTTCAGGAAATCATATGCATTCCTGGGCGATATGCTGCAGGATGAAGTCAAGGAAATAAAATCGGCACTTCGCGTTAGTCAGCGTGCTGGTGTCAACAGTATAAAAACTGCCAATGCATTGAGAAACATCGCACatatgaacatatctaGCCTCTCTGACGCCAAACGTGCCCTTGATCGCTATACAACACAGCAGAAGCAGCTGAAGAGTGACCAGGCTTTACGTGATTTAAAGAAAGACTTAATTACTGAAGAGAAGCAGAAGATTGCAACAACATCGAAAACACCCTTTTATTATTCAACCAAGAAGGTTAAGAAGATGCTACGTGACAAGGAGCGTGATGCCATAGAGGCTGCTTTACAATCATCTGCTATTAATGCTGACGGCGCCGGTAAGATACACAAAAAGGTATCCAAAGAATCCCGGCGTAAGTTGACACGACAGAGACGTAGCGGTCAACTTGATGCCTTAAATAAGACTAGAGACTCGTAA